The Euphorbia lathyris chromosome 2, ddEupLath1.1, whole genome shotgun sequence genome includes a window with the following:
- the LOC136217851 gene encoding fructokinase-like 2, chloroplastic isoform X1, with product MASLPFTHFLSLSSRWLSISPNHHKLNFVQLQDFRLQNKWGLAAISRKKISENLVPEEPSENGVVKKKTPRKSKKTTPARTRRKSIDITEEGSEVAISSDATTEESIVSTSSEGTKKTRRTRRKDTSATSTVEEARTVKKTSRRKSKKMEEDVKDEGTESEISDSEESAFIPNIEDESDGDLELDKDDGEDISHTYGWPPLVCCFGAAQHAFVPSGRRANRLIDYEIHERMEDALWAPEKYVRAPGGSAGSVAIALATLGGKVALMGKLGDDEYGQAMLYYLNVNNVQTRSVRMDSKRPTAVSQMKIAKRGRLRMTCVKPCAEDSLSKSDINIEVLREAKMFYLSTHSLLERSMRSATLQAIKLSKKLGGVIFYDVNLPMPLWHSTEETKLFIQEVWNQANVIELTKQELEFLCGIKSSEEFDTKDNARSKFVHYGPEVIAPLWHENLKVLFVTNGTSKIHYYTKEHNGSVLGMEDAPITPFTCDMSASGDGIVAAIMRMFSVHPHLITDKGYIEHTIKYAINCGVIDQWLLGRARGFPPREDTEEDYEEEVEPDPNGIISISEKQFRTVAPELVY from the exons ATGGCGTCTTTGCCTTTCACTCATTTCCTTTCCTTGTCCag CAGGTGGCTTTCAATTTCTCCTAATCACCACAAACTGAATTTTGTTCAGCTCCAAGATTTTAGATTGCAAAATAAATGGGGTCTTGCAGCTATCTCTAGGAAGAAAATTTCTGAGAATTTAGTTCCAGAGGAACCGAGTGAAAATGGTGTTGTGAAAAAGAAGACACCTAggaaatctaaaaaaactactCCAGCACGGACGAGGAGGAAATCAATAGATATAACAGAAGAAGGCTCTGAAGTTGCCATAAGTTCTGATGCAACAACTGAAGAAAGCATTGTATCTACATCAAGTGAAGGTACCAAGAAAACTAGAAGAACTCGTCGAAAAG ATACGTCAGCTACCTCTACCGTGGAGGAAGCGAGAACTGTGAAGAAAACTAGTAGGAGGAAGAGCAAGAAGATGGAGGAAGATGTGAAGGATGAAGGTACTGAATCTGAAATTAGTGATTCGGAGGAGTCTGCTTTTATTCCGAACATTGAGGATGAGAGTGATGGAGACCTAGAACTGGACAAAGATGATGGAGAAGATATTAGCCACACATATGGTTGGCCTCCCTTAGTTTGTTGCTTTGGAGCTGCACAACATGCATTTGTGCCGTCCGGAAGAAGAGCTAACAGACTTATAGATTATGAAATACATGAAAGAATGGAGGATGCATTATGGGCACCAGAAAAATATGTACGGGCACCGGGGGGATCTGCAGGAAGTGTAGCAATTGCTCTTGCAACCTTGGGTGGTAAGGTTGCTTTAATGGGAAAACTTGGAGATGATGAATATGGTCAGGCCATGCTGTACTATTTGAATGTGAACAATGTGCAAACCCGATCAGTTCGCATGGATAGTAAAAGGCCAACTGCAGTATCACAGATGAAGATTGCTAAGAGAGGCCGCTTGAGAATGACCTGTGTTAAACCCTGTGCTGAGGATTCTTTATCTAAATCTGATATAAATATTGAGGTGTTGAGGGAG GCCAAGATGTTCTACTTGAGCACACATTCCCTGCTTGAAAGAAGCATGCGATCGGCTACTCTGCAGGCAATTAAGCTGTCAAAGAAATTAGGaggggttattttctatgatGTAAACCTGCCAATGCCTCTATGGCACTCCACCGAAGAAACCAAGTTATTCATACAAGAAGTTTGGAATCAAGCAAATGTTATTGAACTTACTAAGCAAGAGCTTGAGTTTCTTTGCGGTATCAAGTCCAGTGAGGAATTTGACACCAAAGATAATGCTAGATCTAAATTTGTTCATTATGGACCAGAAGTGATTGCACCACTTTGGCATGAAAATCTTAAGGTTTTGTTTGTGACAAATGGGACTTCTAAGATACATTACTACACCAAGGAGCATAATGGCTCAGTGCTCGGGATGGAGGATGCCCCAATTACTCCTTTTACATGTGATATGTCAGCATCTGGTGATGGCATTGTTGCAG CCATTATGAGAATGTTTTCAGTTCATCCTCATCTCATTACTGACAAAGGATACATAGAACACACAATCAAGTATGCGATTAACTGTGGAGTCATCGATCAATGGCTGCTTGGAAGGGCTCGTGGCTTTCCACCAAGGGAAGATACAGAAGAAGACTACGAAGAGGAAGTAGAACCTGATCCAAATGGTATCATATCAATTTCAGAAAAACAATTTCGGACGGTGGCGCCTGAGTTGGTTTATTGA
- the LOC136217851 gene encoding fructokinase-like 2, chloroplastic isoform X2, protein MASLPFTHFLSLSRWLSISPNHHKLNFVQLQDFRLQNKWGLAAISRKKISENLVPEEPSENGVVKKKTPRKSKKTTPARTRRKSIDITEEGSEVAISSDATTEESIVSTSSEGTKKTRRTRRKDTSATSTVEEARTVKKTSRRKSKKMEEDVKDEGTESEISDSEESAFIPNIEDESDGDLELDKDDGEDISHTYGWPPLVCCFGAAQHAFVPSGRRANRLIDYEIHERMEDALWAPEKYVRAPGGSAGSVAIALATLGGKVALMGKLGDDEYGQAMLYYLNVNNVQTRSVRMDSKRPTAVSQMKIAKRGRLRMTCVKPCAEDSLSKSDINIEVLREAKMFYLSTHSLLERSMRSATLQAIKLSKKLGGVIFYDVNLPMPLWHSTEETKLFIQEVWNQANVIELTKQELEFLCGIKSSEEFDTKDNARSKFVHYGPEVIAPLWHENLKVLFVTNGTSKIHYYTKEHNGSVLGMEDAPITPFTCDMSASGDGIVAAIMRMFSVHPHLITDKGYIEHTIKYAINCGVIDQWLLGRARGFPPREDTEEDYEEEVEPDPNGIISISEKQFRTVAPELVY, encoded by the exons ATGGCGTCTTTGCCTTTCACTCATTTCCTTTCCTTGTCCag GTGGCTTTCAATTTCTCCTAATCACCACAAACTGAATTTTGTTCAGCTCCAAGATTTTAGATTGCAAAATAAATGGGGTCTTGCAGCTATCTCTAGGAAGAAAATTTCTGAGAATTTAGTTCCAGAGGAACCGAGTGAAAATGGTGTTGTGAAAAAGAAGACACCTAggaaatctaaaaaaactactCCAGCACGGACGAGGAGGAAATCAATAGATATAACAGAAGAAGGCTCTGAAGTTGCCATAAGTTCTGATGCAACAACTGAAGAAAGCATTGTATCTACATCAAGTGAAGGTACCAAGAAAACTAGAAGAACTCGTCGAAAAG ATACGTCAGCTACCTCTACCGTGGAGGAAGCGAGAACTGTGAAGAAAACTAGTAGGAGGAAGAGCAAGAAGATGGAGGAAGATGTGAAGGATGAAGGTACTGAATCTGAAATTAGTGATTCGGAGGAGTCTGCTTTTATTCCGAACATTGAGGATGAGAGTGATGGAGACCTAGAACTGGACAAAGATGATGGAGAAGATATTAGCCACACATATGGTTGGCCTCCCTTAGTTTGTTGCTTTGGAGCTGCACAACATGCATTTGTGCCGTCCGGAAGAAGAGCTAACAGACTTATAGATTATGAAATACATGAAAGAATGGAGGATGCATTATGGGCACCAGAAAAATATGTACGGGCACCGGGGGGATCTGCAGGAAGTGTAGCAATTGCTCTTGCAACCTTGGGTGGTAAGGTTGCTTTAATGGGAAAACTTGGAGATGATGAATATGGTCAGGCCATGCTGTACTATTTGAATGTGAACAATGTGCAAACCCGATCAGTTCGCATGGATAGTAAAAGGCCAACTGCAGTATCACAGATGAAGATTGCTAAGAGAGGCCGCTTGAGAATGACCTGTGTTAAACCCTGTGCTGAGGATTCTTTATCTAAATCTGATATAAATATTGAGGTGTTGAGGGAG GCCAAGATGTTCTACTTGAGCACACATTCCCTGCTTGAAAGAAGCATGCGATCGGCTACTCTGCAGGCAATTAAGCTGTCAAAGAAATTAGGaggggttattttctatgatGTAAACCTGCCAATGCCTCTATGGCACTCCACCGAAGAAACCAAGTTATTCATACAAGAAGTTTGGAATCAAGCAAATGTTATTGAACTTACTAAGCAAGAGCTTGAGTTTCTTTGCGGTATCAAGTCCAGTGAGGAATTTGACACCAAAGATAATGCTAGATCTAAATTTGTTCATTATGGACCAGAAGTGATTGCACCACTTTGGCATGAAAATCTTAAGGTTTTGTTTGTGACAAATGGGACTTCTAAGATACATTACTACACCAAGGAGCATAATGGCTCAGTGCTCGGGATGGAGGATGCCCCAATTACTCCTTTTACATGTGATATGTCAGCATCTGGTGATGGCATTGTTGCAG CCATTATGAGAATGTTTTCAGTTCATCCTCATCTCATTACTGACAAAGGATACATAGAACACACAATCAAGTATGCGATTAACTGTGGAGTCATCGATCAATGGCTGCTTGGAAGGGCTCGTGGCTTTCCACCAAGGGAAGATACAGAAGAAGACTACGAAGAGGAAGTAGAACCTGATCCAAATGGTATCATATCAATTTCAGAAAAACAATTTCGGACGGTGGCGCCTGAGTTGGTTTATTGA
- the LOC136217853 gene encoding uncharacterized protein — MAQQQVQKNTLYVGGLAEEVNESILHAAFIPFGDIKDVKTPLDQATQKHRSFGFVTFLEKEDASAAMDNMDGAELYGRVLTVNYALPEKIKGGEQGWAAQPIWADADTWFERERQREEMEKMQAENRAAMQAAEELHRKKLAQDREGEKEDETEVRDDPMAIAEAQVLK, encoded by the exons ATGGCGCAGCAGCAAGTGCAGAAGAACACGCTGTATGTAGGAGGATTAGCAGAAGAAGTAAATGAGTCTATTCTCCATGCTGCTTTTATCCCCTTCGGTGACATTAAGGACGTCAAAACTCCTTTAGATCAAGCCACTCAAAAGCATCGCTCTTTCGGCTTCGTTACTTTTCTTGAAAAAGAGGATGCCTCCGCTGCCATGGATAATATGGACGGCGCTGAGCTCTACGGCAGAGTCCTCACCGTCAATTACGCCCTTCCCGAGAAAATCAAGGGCGGTGAACAGGGTTGGGCCGCCCAACCAA TTTGGGCAGATGCTGACACATGGTTTGAGCGAGAAAGGCAACGAGAAGAAATGGAGAAAATGCAGGCAGAGAATAGGGCTGCAATGCAAGCTGCAGAAGAGTTGCATAGAAAGAAATTGGCGCAAGATCGAGAAGGGGAAAAAGAAGATGAAACAGAGGTGAGGGATGATCCAATGGCGATAGCGGAAGCACAAGTTTTGAAGTAG